The Glycine max cultivar Williams 82 chromosome 17, Glycine_max_v4.0, whole genome shotgun sequence genome contains the following window.
TCAACAGTCATGCACTAATCATTCAAGCTCCCTTATCAACTTTATGGTGCAGTCTGATATTGAGAACGTCGATAAGGAAAACAATTTTCTCTTCTTCCATACCACATTTAACCATTAATGgagaaataaaacaattttataggCAAACCACACGATCAAATAGCCATGGCCCATGACAGAGCGAACGCCTTACAGCAGACACCAACAAGGATGAAAACAACCATGGCCAGTGTCAAATTACTACACTAATTGCATTGCTTTGAGAAGTGAACACTAAACACCTAACTTTAGTTCTCAAGACGACAACTTTAATACCAAATCCCAATCCTCGAAGCCCTTTCAGTGAACAATTGAAAGGTGAAGGCCAATCAACCCCTAATTGTCAATTGACAGCAACCACTATTTACCCAGAGTATTGCTTGCACAAGAGAGACCATACTGCCCATAACGGAAAGCCATTCATTGAATTCAATTAAAGCAAGCAAATTGATTGCAAATACTTATGTatctaagaataaaaaaaaaaaagcaatattgGGAATGGAGGGTCTCACCCCATACAAGCGAAAAGGTCAGTGATCCAAGCAGTAATCATCACCATCTCCACCACCACATAGAATTTTGGAGCTGCAAGGAGAACACAGGAACAGGAACAAGGGAAGTTTCGTTTGGCAGCTAAAGAAagtagaaatagaaataaaaacagaTAAATGAATGAAAAGGTTTTTGGAGTTggttacctttttttatttttatcgtgTCTGCTGCACTACTGTCGCTGTCTGTCGTTTAACGGACGCTTAACTCAACACACCACTTGACTCGCTTCTTTATTCGACCGTCGTTTATGGCAATACGCGAGTAAGGTAAGGTTTTGATTTTGGTACTCGCATAATATAAGATGAAGTGAACATAACCTAATGGCACTGATAAATACCAATTATTAGTGACAAATACCTCCGACTATCATATTGCCACCTGGTACATTCATTTAATACAACTCATTCAACGTAACAACACTACACACTTAGCTCCCTACATCAAAGTAAGGGTTCGAATTTTAATTCAGGaccaaatcaaaatatatagaaaattttgaaaatttgttttcaggaattattttattttttctagccaaatgaattttatcattatttgtatgtttttatttatctttaagcACGtacaattttaaaagttttcctttttttactttctttaaaatatcattttgagTACTCctagaataatttttatttattttttctcttataaattataaaattatgatattttagtaCTTCTatagaagaattaaaaaatgtactactattttgttaaatatattgattaaaaatagaaaataaattacaaatatatataatatttttaagatgaaaagcatatttaagatttttttaaaattaaatgttttcaattttcaaaaattgtatCATTAAAGAAGAACTTcacaaaatgagttttttttcttctttcaaaaaCACAACTAGTATTTGAAcatttgaaaaaattgaaatgcaaaTTGATGCATATCCAAAATCAAAGGAGCTCAAAAACTTGGAGATGGAAAGAGACAAAATGAGATGCCTCTTCTCATTCATTCATCTCACAAGCTAATTAATGAACTATCtcaaatcaaaatgaagacGGAAACCCTGTCTTTGCTCTGTTTTATTTAACTCGTCTTTTATCCTATCtttagatattaaaaataatagagaaaGTAGAGATTAAAATCTGGGtccttctttttaatatttccaattttgttaaattgattctcttatctctttttttgtttaaaaattattttctaaaaaaatttaatgctaCACGGagtattaagttttaaaaattattttcataaaagtgttttaaaaatcaataaacagAAACAGATGGAAGAGTTTTCTTATTatcttcttctgttttcttcaagTGCTTTATTTCAATGTTCAtataataaacttttaaaaaacaaaaacgtgTTTAATgggaaatattttcaaatatattcaaatttcaaaaaatagaaaattattcttaaaaaagtaCTAAACAAATAAGggggaattttttaaaaaaaacttttctttaTTAGAAATAGTAGATAAAATAagtgaaaagaaatataaaatgtcGGTAAAGATAATTATACCCCtaaattaattgataacaaaaaaaatataaagaatggGTCAGTGACAGAAGTCAACGCATGTGTTCCATTTCTGAAACCCCTTCACTATTGTTGATGAAGTGGTGCTAAGGTTCAGGTTGTTTGGTGAACACTGAACAGTATTGAGaaatagaaaaggaagaaaagtaaGGTTATGTCTGAAACTATTATACGAATCTGTTGGTGGAGAGAGGGAGACAGCTCACTGGTAAAGAAATGGAGGAATATGTCTCAATGATTGTTGCTAAACAAATGGGGAAATGAGACTTAAGTTATTTTGTGGCTAGGTTTCCTTGCTTGCTCAGGAAATGGGGAATCATTGTTGTTGATTTTgagaagaataattttttcacaACAAAACACATGTGAGCCAGAGACTTTATTTGTATAAATGTTAAGACcaattcaatttctttctttcttatcaacCAAACACAACAGTGGAACACTTTTTTATCCCCCTTATTTACTTCTCTATCTATTTCTTcacttttcaaatcatttcgACCAAATTTAGTTTTTCCCTTCAAGTATTATTGCCCTTACCCAAtgcaaacttctcttgaatacTTCACACTCACAACCACTGCAGTTCTATTTTTCCCatcattattaaaattaactcaaagttaaaaagttataaaatagttagaaaaattaaaagtatttggtAAAAGTAGTTATTGAAATAgctgaaaaattataaaatgatagaaaataataaaattataatttatttaaaaagataataagaaaaatgaataaatatattaagaataaaagttaaagaaaatatacaatactaaaagttaaaaattaatattttaaaaaatattatttcaaatagtatttaaaaaaaattaaaaatcatcaaaaaattactaaaaaaatttatttaccgaattattaaattaatttttcagttaataaaaaaattaaaaactaaataaaatgtcTTGTTGAATGTAATCTAGATTTGTTACCAACAATAATACATGAACCTTTCAACAGCATATACCCATTTAatattcttcatttttattctatttctctACATTATATTGCCTATTACATTATCACCCCTCCCTCTTCTACGTGTTTTTCTCTCATGATGTTGATTAGATTTGCCTTTTTGCTGTTCTCAAAACATTAAATTGAGCTTAATCATTAAAGCTTAAGTGGAAATATATAGTAATCAATTGCCACCCGCCTGTAATCCTGGTTtgaaacatttataataatcaATCGAACAGAGCTTAATCATTAACACGGTTAAATGGAAATATATCATTTCATGCAAACTTTGTACGTGAATGAATGGGTCAggtaaataaaaacataaatagtttTATTGGGGGCAGGCGAGCAACTCAATTAGTAAGAAATGGCGAGTTGGCGAATTTAATGTCTTGCAGTGTGgttcatttctttttcatttttttttttactttttatttataaaacttattatgaattttacatTAATATACTATagatagttttttctttttctttttcatacccCTAAATCTTTTTTCagcgaaaaaaaaaaatagctgaTAGATAGGTTTCATAAATCTTAACCGGATCCAATAACTATACACATGACACTGATGTCAAAAGTTTATTCATTACGCTGACATTCATAAAAATGATGGGTGTTGCTGgatgcacccaacattttttattaatgtccAAAATGTCCCTGACTCGTTGTtgctttttaagttgttttttctgGCTGAGTGGTGATCCGTAAGCAAATTTTTCACATACTGATCAGTATGAATTATATGGatgaagttgatccgtaaatATGAAGTTCATCTGTATAAAACATACGGATAAAGTTGATCTGTATTATTTATACGGATGAACTTCATCTGTATAAATCATACGAATCAAGTTCATCCGTATGATTTATACGGATGAAGTTGATCAGTATTggttttttgattttttctttttatttccttaaagttttattttttttaattattaatatgttaaattactcatttgtgcattaaaaaaattttactattacaaaatttaatatatattaaattttgtaatagcaaatattttttatttaaaaaaatataaggattaaatattcgtatgagttatatcaaaattaattatcacaaaatttattatttaaatttatatgcacattaaatatatattaaaaattttaatgttatgtataacaacattaattattttataatgtaattggCTCATTAGCTCAGTTGCTTAGAGTGTTGGGTTAATAACTTGAAAATCATAAGTTCAATTCTTGCAATTAGGTTGGCCACATTGGGGTACATTGGattccctaattttttttaacatgctaaaataattaatacaaagaTGTACCgttaaaaagaattaatacaCCAGCCAATAATTTGACTAgattgtaaattaaaattatggcTACTAACCAAAAGTACTTCCGTAATTTTGAACATatgccaaataaataaatacaaagaatgagtttatttaaagttaataaagCAACTTTAAAATCAGTTTAGACAAACATATcagaaaagtataaaattacttattttaataaaataagtattttttttaagaaattaacttAAACAAactcaaccaaaaacatgtatcTTGACATTAAAATTCTCTTATATTTTTCCACTCTTGAGTCTTGACGGTTATGTTCTCTACTCATATGTatacatagttttttttatttaaaattacgtGTTCGAGTATGAGATGAACTAGATAGTAGTATTAAGCTGTACAAACCTGGACTCACCTctatatttgttttcaaaataccTACATTAGGATCTACTAATTTAACAGGTAAGACCCTCTTTATGAATGGTTTTTTACACATACTTCTATTAAatctaaatttaattatcatCCTTTGTTTGAAATTATAGCAGGTGATATGCACAATTGAATAGATGGTTGGAGGATTCTTCCTCGAAGGACAAATTCGCCTCCACCTTGGTCCATTGACTCCTGTAGTAAAAGATGCTACATAAATTGAAAAACACTTCCAAATTTTTTCcttggaattttaaaaaagaataaaaataataaagacttGAGTAATACTATACTAGTAGATATGAGATtcggaatttttttaaaaagaaaaaatatatattaatattaaagttAATAAGATCCTTCTTTCaattcacttttaattaaaaagtatcattttattctatttaggttttcagaaatttttagagatattttataactaaaatatgatataaattGTTGCCGTTGTAAAGTGAACATATCAAGAATCAATTTTCCGCCCAGGACCAGGATCACAAGCTGATCAAATCATAGCAGCAAGTTATTAGCATCAATAAAACCATAGCACCAATATCTGATATACATCTTCTCCAATGTTATTAAAACTTAATCGGATACTGatgtaaagaaattaatttacattcatgcgTTTCACCAAAGTTAAATTGACGTCAAACTAGCAATGattaagtatatatttattaattaacataagattataaaaagttAAGTAAAACATAAAGCTTcagtcatttaaaaaatttaaaaatcaatctagaataaagctaaaaaaaaaatataaaatggttGAAACCGATTTTCCACAACCAATTTTTACCCTGTTTTAACCAATTTTCTGCTCTACCAATTTATTTAGATTGAATCAGCGACTTAACCGGTTTCTATTTCAATCGGTCAAACTAGCCCAGTCGAATCTAATTTTGATGTCTACTTTTAGTCACTGTTTGTAGCTCCAACCCATTATCTACCATGTCAAACAACTACGATCATTATGACTAACTGAAATGCGCCTATATTGAGAGTGATGTACTTGGTAGCAAAAGCTGcgtaatatatagatataatagATGATAATACGTTGCAAAAAATTCTCATCTTTTGGTCAAGTGATAATAAGGAGGAGGGCGCTACCGATTGTGCTCCGCTGATTCACTTAACAGTGAACACCAAATCTACTACGAGGTTACAATCTGTTGACCATATTTTTAACGGAGAAACAAAATCCCCGAGTGATGTAAATCAAAtatcacacaaaacaaaaaaaaagtttgaaaaaatcttcatcaACCAATACAAAGAAAGGCAAGAGCAAGATGGAGGCCTTAATCCATAACCGTTGATTATCAATCTCTTCGCACTTATTACTCGTAATGTTCGAGGTTACTAATTATTTTTGCTACTTCATAGACAGAATAGAGGCCAATCCCACCCTCCATCCATACAACATAGACAAGCTGTGCCTTTGAGGGGTATTAGAAATCAGACCTGGTCGCGCAATTTGAGCAGGCTTTATCCCCATCTTCCAGCTACTTGTTTCCGAGGACCTGAAATGATTTCAAAGTTCAGCCACTCAAGTTACCAGAAATCAATAGGTATTATATTAAGATAATAAGATCACAGGAAACATAATAAAGTAGAGCAGCATTTGGATATTCTCAAGTTAATAATAGCATATCAAACTAAATTAGTCATCTCTATGACAGAATGAAAATGAGCAAAGTAGAAGAAAATTCATGCAGATCAACGATAGAATTTGCCCCAGTGTATTTCCATGGCAAATTGAATTTGGAGAACAGAAGAAATGCTGGCAactacaatcaatcaatcaatcagaaGTTATGACAGAAACCGTGGAGAACAGAAGAAATGCTGGCAACACTCTTCTATGTTGAAAATAGTTATGCACTAACCATGTAAAAGGATTTCACATTGTCATCCAATCACAAATAGTCATGTATGATGAGTTTGTTGACTATTACAATAACCATCTTAAAAGTAATATCTACCATAACTTCTGATTGATTGAATGTAGAAATTTTTTAACACTAacagaaaatattaattaaacttttctACTATTGGGCAAGTAGCATGTGCGCACTAGTAAATAGAGTGCAAATCCAGGTTAATTAGTAGAACCAACATAACATGTAATTCCCTCAATAACAAAGAGCATGTTGAATATAGGGTTAAGAAGAGTGTATTGTTACTTGTTAATACTCCTCTTGCAAGAAAACTAAGATTGAGTTAAAATACGATATCCCTAAAAACAATAGTTAGTGTTGGTTCTACAATTTCTCCACACCATATGGCAATTCAAAaccaggaaaaagaaaaacacatacACTGGTCGAGATGGGCCTTCACTTGCAAATGTTGCCATGCCCTGTCGTTGCTTGTGCTTAGGGTTCCCAGAGCAAATCACATAGATTCGTCCCCGGCGCTTAACTATCTGACAAAATTCACACATCTTCTTCACAGATGACCGCACCTTCATGGCTTCTGAGTTCTCAAGAAGGGAAAAACCAACAACAAGCTATGATTAACATTCAGGAACACACTGTACTAGACCTTGAAAGGGTTATAGAAACATAAAATTCCACAACAAGCATATGAAAATCTAGCAATTGAATTAAGTACAAAGCTAGCAATTCATACAAACATCCTAGTCATGTTGATTCTAATACAATTGTGCAGAAACCGTGGCAGCAAACCTAATCATGAGTGTTTCTAATAAAAATCCCTAATCGATATATAATGCGAGGTTTTgcaaattaaaatcattaatctTCTTCTAGTGAGATGTATaagtaacaaaacaaaaattatctaAGAAtcgaaaataatgaaagaaagaaaatggatACTTGGGGCACAAAATgctagaaataaaattaaaaattaaaacatgggAAAAAGACGAACCTTGTAGTGTCTGAGAGGTAAAGAGAGAGGGTATATGGCAACTGAAAGAACTATGACGAGATTCCAGAAGCGATGGATGGGAGAAGCAGAAAGAAAGGTTTTGGGGGCAACAAAGGCGAGTGGATTTTCGGCTTGGATCAGGCCCACTAAGCATGAGTGGATGTGTAAAGGTACTAGCCCATTCTTATCCTTTGGGTGTGCACATGTTGGTTGCGGGAACTACTAGGGGCACTCAGGAGTTTTGCTGGTACACCCAGCATAACATGAATTTCTATAAGGTTTACACATCAACAATCCATATTAGGTTTatagattgtcaatccgtacgAGAttcaaaggatttttttttttttttttcaaaaatataattttgaaattaatttaaaactaatgaTCCAAGCAGAAAATGTGATTTTCGTGTTAGCACAACACTCTAATCAATTAAGCTAATAaactaattatgttataaaataattaatgtcgctatatataatactaaaatttttaatgtgtatttaatgcacatgtaaatttacataataaattttatgataattaatttttatctaataatttatttatttacatatataaattataaataaaaatcataggtttaataaaaatttatatatgtaaaaaaataccaaatttatttaatattaaattgctgtaataaacatctaaatacatcattcaattaaatatcatatttgtttaattttcaatcattataataaacatccaaatatatcattcaatcatatatcaaatttatttaactattaattattataataaacatctaaatacaatatccaattaaatatcaaacttttttaattatcaaattttataaataaaataatataaaaaattatttaaaaaaaaaattcaaaacatagagattttcaatccatatgttttgaatctttttaatacccatttcttcttctcttaatTTTAAGTCCTTAACATTTATTTTGGAGGAGAAATAAgagatttaattattattttaattttttaattcacatgCTAAATTTGACTTGACAAACAGAACGTTAAAATAGATAACaacttatttttatcaaaagtactttattttagttttttttaattaataaataggtAGCACAATAAAACTTATGCCTTTGTTTTCCCTCTCAATGAGAATATCAAATAGATCCGAACACAGCATTAacagcaataaataaaagaaaagctaCCTAAACAAGCATCAAATCAGCTAAAGTTGCTAGAAATAATGAGGCAGCAAGTAGGAGAGTAATGCAAgacaattaaaaacataaacggGCAGAATTCAACTTGAATTTGTCAAAACTTTATATCAACGTACTGAAATTACTTATCTTGATATCAAAgtagttaaaattaatgttaaacaACACTAACTTTTTTGACAAGATatctgaaaaaatatatataatgcgACCTGTGGCAATACTATTGGAATACTTATGGATTGTGGACGGTAGACCATAGCtagcaaagaaaaattcaatatGTTTAATAGCCACTGTTCGCTTGCTCGGTACAATCAATAGCTCTGACAGTCTATGATTTTGGAACAACGAAGTGAACTCATAAAGGTGTGGTTGGCTATAGTAAGTTACATTCAACTGAACTAGCTTAGGTTATTGAAatgtgtatttattttattttattttacaaatttctaACTTCAATTCAAACATACATTACAAATGACTCAGAATCACAAACAGGTGGTGGTCTAGtccttatttgtttttttttttttttaccaaaatttgttattctctttatttttttaattataaatttatttaattttaaaattaattacactttttttatatgaaatcagtgtattccttattatttatatataacaattttgtTTGAGTAGGATAAgatagaaacattttttttttcattattgaatGTAACTAcatatctaaaatttaaattctactCTATTAGTATATAAACAACATATTAACTTATGTCATTATAGTAAAagt
Protein-coding sequences here:
- the LOC100306418 gene encoding ribosomal protein L36 — protein: MKVRSSVKKMCEFCQIVKRRGRIYVICSGNPKHKQRQGMATFASEGPSRPVSSETSSWKMGIKPAQIARPGLISNTPQRHSLSMLYGWRVGLASILSMK